One Maribacter sp. HTCC2170 genomic window, CGTGTCGTCAAACCTAAGATTTACAGGTGAATCATAACGCAATCCCAATCCAAAATTCAAGCAAATTGAACTAGCGTGTCCAATGTGCAGATACCCATTGGGTTCAGGTGGAAACCTAAAACGTAATTTCGCCTTTGGAAAGCCCTTTTCAAGGTCTTCTTCTATAATGTGTTCTATAAAATTCAATGATTTTGGAGCTTCACTCATTTCACTTTTTTTAAGAAGTGCAAATGTAGGAAAAATGCAGCTATTGCAGGCCATGAAATGCCCTAGCATACAAATATTGGGGTTTCACAACATATTTGGGATGCGCCACAACAATAAGTTTCTAAACGCATAATTAAATAACATATTTGTTGTTGAATAGTTGTGATACTTTGTCAAAAGCGTTATTAAAAGCGTTAAACAGCGAAATCACAACAAATTCAAACCCCAAATCAAACAGCTAAAACACGTTGAACAAAAATTGTAACTACTTATGAAATGTACATCAAAGTTCCGTTTCCACATGTTTCTTGTGGGATTTTTGCTGTTGACCCTCGCACCTCTTTCTGCACAAATCTTGGTAAATGAACCAGAACCAGCTGACAATCCAAATTTAGCCGGTAATTCACCGTGGACTGCCATTTGCGCAGGCGTTGGTGGTTTTAATGAATACTATGCCAAGATATCTTGGGCGGGTACAGCCAACAGTTCAAATGAATTTATATTGGAATTGTCAGATGCCTCCGGAGATTTTACCAATGCTTCTGTCCTTGCCACAATCGATGACCAGAATGGTAATAGCTCAAAAGAATTTGATACTGAATTTGGGATTCCTACCGACACAAGAGGCCAAGGTTATAAGATAAGGGTAAGATCAACTGATCCCGCAAACACAAGTGCTGAGTCTCCCGCATACAATATGTATTATATGGACGTTACTACAAATATCAACATCAGTGATGATGGTAGTGGTGTGCCCCCAGGAACTATTTGTGCAACAGGACCTATAACACTTCAAGTTGATAATGTTACCAATCCCGAAACCTATCAGTACATATGGTATATGAGTGGTTCACCTATAGGAGGTGAAACAGGACATACTTTAAATGTCACCGCCTCAGGAATGTATTTTGCATTGATAGACTACGGGCCTACATGTTCAGGTTCTGCAAACACAGATTCCAATATTGTAGATGTTACCATTGGTGGTGGTGGAGAAGGTATATTTATAAACCCACCATCCAAAACTGTGCTTTGCGCAGGTGAAACTGAAACCTTAAGTATAAACACAACTGATCCATCATGGAGTTATAGATGGTTTAAAGATAATGTTGAGATTTCTGGTGCTACTTTATCAACATATACTGTTGACGCCAACATCCCAGGATTTGAAGGTGATTATCAAATTGAGATTTCCTCTGCATCGATTTGCAACGAAATGTCGGCCGCAATAAGCATGAACAACGCCGATAGCTTTACTGCAACTAGAGATAATCCAGAAAACATAGTTTTGTTACCATCACAAACCGAAACATTAAGCATTAGCACATCTGCTGTTTCACCAACATTTAAATGGTACAGAAATGGAGTAGAGATCTCAGGCCAAACTAATAACACCCTAGATATTACACAGGATGGCACATATTACGCCGAAATCACACAAGGTGGTGGAACCTGTCCTGGAGCTATAAAAAATTCTGAAAACTCACTAGTAGTTATACCAGCTTCTTTTGAACTTATTACTGATTATAATTCTTCTTATACGGCATGCGCTTCAACTGATATTGTATTGCAAGTACAGACTATCAATGCTGTAATGCCTGACTTGAGCAAAATAGATGTTACTTCAAG contains:
- a CDS encoding gliding motility-associated C-terminal domain-containing protein; the protein is MKCTSKFRFHMFLVGFLLLTLAPLSAQILVNEPEPADNPNLAGNSPWTAICAGVGGFNEYYAKISWAGTANSSNEFILELSDASGDFTNASVLATIDDQNGNSSKEFDTEFGIPTDTRGQGYKIRVRSTDPANTSAESPAYNMYYMDVTTNINISDDGSGVPPGTICATGPITLQVDNVTNPETYQYIWYMSGSPIGGETGHTLNVTASGMYFALIDYGPTCSGSANTDSNIVDVTIGGGGEGIFINPPSKTVLCAGETETLSINTTDPSWSYRWFKDNVEISGATLSTYTVDANIPGFEGDYQIEISSASICNEMSAAISMNNADSFTATRDNPENIVLLPSQTETLSISTSAVSPTFKWYRNGVEISGQTNNTLDITQDGTYYAEITQGGGTCPGAIKNSENSLVVIPASFELITDYNSSYTACASTDIVLQVQTINAVMPDLSKIDVTSSIATDFAYQWKLNGTDISSATNNSISLTDVSENGDYTIEGTISTYTAPSNTLNVQLLTSEILTISSTSTVYCSASDIVTISTATDLSGETYEWQRDGGSVNTTDGAFDVNETGTYRLVLDRGGCSLTSNEITIAPLDASLITLSPAGDVVFPEGTSRAVTASGGTAYRWYDSNNVEMSISDSYNFTTEGTYTLVASIDNCEISRQITVTYLDTFRVPNVISANGDGINDQWVIPNSYSNKLDVNVIIYNEKGEEVLNEFDYKNTWPSSSMSFPKQNMVFYYKIRNAQEVLKQGTITVIR